AACTTATTGAGCCTAACCGCGCCTAAATATGCCGTACAAGCAGTCCAGAATAATGCCTCTAACGCGTTGTTATGAAAGAACTATTTTGCGCTTAGGCTTGAGTAACCCGGAGATATAGCAGGGAGCCAGCTTGGACACCGTAAATCGCGTCAAGGTCGCCGTCGCCGTCGAGGTCGGCCAAGGCCGGCATCGGATAGGCTCCGGTGTTGAGGCCGTAAACAGCCGTCCCGACAAGCGAGAATGTCGGGGACGATGTCGTCCCGATGTTGATGGAAACGACATCCTTGTTCACAAGGTCGAGATCGCCGTCGCCGTCGAGATCGACGAGGACCGGCGCATTGTGGCTTACGCCCGCCGTCATGCCGAAGAGGTTCGTTCCCTCCAGCGAAAAGGAGGGCGCCGACGAGGTTCCGGTGTTGCGGTAGAAAAGGAGGCCGTTGCTGGTGGTCCCCATCAGCAGATCGGCATCGCCGTCGCCATCCAGGTCGGCGAAGCTCGGAACCATGTAGCCGTCGGTGACGATGCCGAAGAGGTTGGTCCCCTCCAGGGAGAAAGATGGAGAGGCCGACGTTCCGCTGTTGCGGAAGAACCGGGTGCCGCCATCCTTGCTACCGATGAAAAGATCGAGGTCACCGTCTCCATCGATATCGACGAGTCTTGGGGCCGCATAGGTATTGTAGCTGGAAATGCCGAGCAGATTGGTGCCTTGCAGGGAAAAGGTCGGCG
The Azospirillum sp. TSA2s DNA segment above includes these coding regions:
- a CDS encoding FG-GAP-like repeat-containing protein, giving the protein MATPTFTLVGTNSFGLSGVGQYAAPTFADLDGDGDLDLLVGNKSGETVYFANVGTTLAPTFSLQGTNLLGISSYNTYAAPRLVDIDGDGDLDLFIGSKDGGTRFFRNSGTSASPSFSLEGTNLFGIVTDGYMVPSFADLDGDGDADLLMGTTSNGLLFYRNTGTSSAPSFSLEGTNLFGMTAGVSHNAPVLVDLDGDGDLDLVNKDVVSINIGTTSSPTFSLVGTAVYGLNTGAYPMPALADLDGDGDLDAIYGVQAGSLLYLRVTQA